One part of the Sphingopyxis sp. PAMC25046 genome encodes these proteins:
- a CDS encoding SDR family oxidoreductase — protein sequence MTIKFDGRVAIVTGAGGGLGRAYALELARRGAKVVVNDLGGSRDGTGHSDAALQVVEEIRAAGGTAMSNGGSVTEYEQMVEMVAKAKEEWGGVHVLINNAGILRDKSFAKMEPADFDLVLKVHVSGSANVTKACWEMMREQAYGRILMTASSTGLYGNFGQANYGAAKLGLAGLTKTLHLEGAKYNIRCNTIAPVAGTRMTEDIFPAELFEKFTPENVVPAALYLVSEDAPTNMIVGAGAGAFHAAYVTMTPGVALPEGERTPEGVAAAWEKIIDRTGETVPQSGSEQSMNVMKALMALG from the coding sequence ATGACGATCAAATTTGACGGCCGCGTTGCCATTGTCACCGGCGCCGGCGGCGGCCTTGGCCGCGCCTATGCGCTCGAACTCGCGCGGCGCGGCGCCAAGGTCGTGGTCAACGACCTCGGCGGATCGCGCGACGGCACCGGCCATTCGGACGCCGCGCTGCAGGTCGTCGAGGAAATCCGTGCCGCGGGCGGCACCGCGATGTCGAATGGCGGCAGCGTCACCGAATATGAGCAGATGGTCGAAATGGTCGCCAAGGCCAAGGAAGAATGGGGCGGCGTCCACGTCCTGATCAACAACGCCGGCATCCTGCGCGACAAGAGCTTCGCCAAGATGGAGCCCGCCGATTTCGACCTGGTGCTGAAGGTCCATGTGTCGGGCAGCGCCAATGTCACCAAGGCGTGCTGGGAAATGATGCGCGAGCAGGCCTATGGCCGCATCCTGATGACCGCCTCGTCGACCGGGCTCTACGGCAATTTCGGGCAAGCCAACTACGGCGCGGCCAAGCTGGGCCTCGCCGGGCTGACCAAGACGCTTCACCTCGAAGGCGCGAAATATAACATCCGTTGTAACACGATCGCGCCGGTCGCGGGCACGCGGATGACCGAAGACATTTTCCCCGCCGAGCTGTTTGAGAAATTCACGCCCGAGAACGTCGTCCCCGCCGCGCTCTACCTCGTCAGCGAAGATGCGCCGACCAACATGATCGTCGGCGCGGGCGCGGGCGCGTTCCACGCCGCCTATGTCACGATGACCCCCGGCGTCGCGCTGCCCGAAGGCGAGCGCACCCCCGAGGGCGTCGCCGCGGCGTGGGAGAAGATCATCGACCGCACCGGCGAGACCGTCCCGCAATCGGGCAGCGAACAGTCGATGAATGTCATGAAGGCATTGATGGCACTGGGCTAA